Proteins encoded by one window of Paenibacillus sp. DCT19:
- a CDS encoding GNAT family N-acetyltransferase, producing MSQPTQSTQTTQTSIHIPRLLESERIYLRPFEQADVDTYFPGLFNSEARRLTGTQNSFTRTQVERYVENAAQDDSRLMLLIALQETDQVIGDIALMDMHSKNRSAHIRIAIDNTQYQGKGYGSEAMLLMLDYGFGICNLHRIELEVYAFNERAIRTYEKLGFQREGISRDVLFYNHQYHDAIRMSMLEGEYRERYCVDQA from the coding sequence ATGTCCCAACCCACCCAATCAACTCAAACAACTCAAACATCTATACATATCCCACGTCTTCTAGAAAGTGAACGTATCTATCTGCGCCCATTCGAGCAGGCCGATGTGGATACCTATTTCCCCGGATTATTCAACAGCGAGGCTCGTCGGCTTACAGGAACACAGAATAGTTTTACACGTACACAAGTCGAACGTTATGTAGAGAATGCAGCCCAGGATGATTCCAGGCTCATGTTGTTGATTGCTTTACAAGAAACGGATCAAGTCATCGGTGACATCGCCCTGATGGACATGCATTCCAAAAATCGTAGTGCACATATTCGCATTGCCATCGACAACACGCAGTATCAAGGTAAAGGTTATGGGAGCGAAGCGATGCTGCTTATGCTCGATTATGGTTTTGGCATATGCAATCTGCATCGGATTGAGCTTGAGGTGTACGCTTTCAACGAACGCGCCATTCGTACATATGAGAAGCTTGGGTTCCAACGTGAAGGAATCAGCCGAGACGTACTATTCTACAACCATCAGTATCATGATGCGATTCGCATGAGCATGCTGGAAGGTGAATACCGAGAAAGGTACTGCGTAGATCAAGCTTAG
- a CDS encoding diacylglycerol kinase family protein yields MEFNKALLIHHQHAGKASRVDSLGIASGILAPAVRELVIVRTDEPGEGERLCRERGEQFDVVFILGGDGTVHECVNGLADLKQPPLVGILPGGTCNDFARSLGISPDVETAAQEMLKGHQMSIDLGRANDRVFTNFYGIGLISDTSQNINDQLKGALGKISYFISTLQTISHAEPFRYQLVADGEKMQGEAVMIYIANGRFLGTNTLPFAADSLQDRKLDVLIIHDTGIPLLREILAHKPEGEWQPQHESISYFKATSLKLETATPMLADTDGELYMKTPAELSVLAGHLTFLTGDEF; encoded by the coding sequence ATGGAGTTTAACAAAGCCTTGTTAATTCATCATCAGCATGCGGGGAAAGCCAGTCGAGTTGACTCATTAGGCATTGCATCAGGCATACTAGCACCAGCAGTTCGCGAGCTTGTTATTGTTCGAACGGACGAGCCTGGTGAAGGTGAGCGACTATGCCGGGAGCGTGGGGAACAGTTCGATGTAGTATTTATTCTTGGCGGGGATGGTACGGTTCATGAATGCGTGAATGGATTGGCGGACCTTAAACAGCCTCCACTTGTTGGCATATTGCCAGGAGGTACCTGTAATGATTTTGCGCGTTCGCTAGGTATTTCTCCAGATGTGGAAACAGCTGCACAGGAAATGTTGAAAGGACACCAGATGTCTATTGATCTTGGACGAGCCAATGACCGAGTATTTACGAACTTTTATGGAATCGGATTAATCAGTGATACATCACAAAATATAAATGATCAATTAAAAGGTGCACTAGGCAAGATTAGTTACTTCATCAGCACCTTACAAACGATAAGCCATGCAGAGCCATTCCGCTATCAATTAGTGGCAGACGGGGAGAAAATGCAGGGTGAAGCGGTTATGATCTATATTGCGAACGGGCGTTTTCTGGGCACCAACACGTTACCTTTTGCAGCAGATTCCCTTCAGGATCGTAAGTTGGATGTGCTCATTATCCATGATACAGGTATCCCTTTGCTACGGGAGATCTTAGCTCATAAGCCAGAGGGAGAATGGCAGCCTCAGCATGAGAGCATCAGTTATTTCAAGGCAACCAGCTTGAAGCTGGAAACTGCAACGCCTATGCTGGCCGATACAGATGGCGAATTATATATGAAGACACCCGCCGAACTGTCGGTGTTGGCGGGTCATCTGACTTTTCTGACCGGAGATGAGTTTTAG
- a CDS encoding ABC transporter ATP-binding protein → MSERTERKAPKSGMPGPPGGGMGMRPPVEKAKDFKGTLRRLVRYLQPHRFRLLGVLIAAILSTVFSIISPKIMAEGTNILSEGAIAIYQGVQGAGVDFPALIKVLYLLVGLYLFSAAFMYVQQYLMAGVAQRVVYDMREQISAKVGRLPLKYFDSRTHGETLSRATNDVDNISNTLQQSLAQFITSVVTIVGVIIMMLTISPWMTLITLLTLPLSVVVVVAVASRSQKHFAGQQKSLGELNGHVEEMYTGHKVVKAFGRENQSVEQFEKVNEELYESGWKAQFISGIIMPLMSFVGNLGYVLICVVGGIFVTRGAITIGDILAFTQYSRQFTQPINQIANISNIIQSTIASAERVFELLDEEEEVPESNKPVALQQPQGAVAFQGVNFGYKDDELLIRNMNIDVKPGQTVAIVGPTGAGKTTLINLLMRFYEIQDGQITIDGVNIQDMERSKLRSLFGMVLQDTWLFNGTIRDNIAYGREGATSEEVYEAARAAHADHFIRTLPDGYDTVLNEEASNISQGQKQLLTIARAILANPAILILDEATSSVDTRTEVFIQKAMNDLMQDRTSFVIAHRLSTIRGADLILVMDHGNVIEQGNHEELMDRQGFYADLYNSQFAEQQPQAI, encoded by the coding sequence ATGAGTGAACGTACAGAACGCAAGGCGCCCAAATCCGGTATGCCCGGTCCTCCTGGTGGCGGCATGGGAATGCGTCCCCCAGTGGAGAAAGCGAAGGATTTCAAAGGTACACTTCGTCGGTTGGTTCGCTATCTGCAGCCACACCGTTTCCGGCTCCTAGGGGTTCTTATCGCAGCTATTTTAAGTACCGTCTTCAGTATTATCAGTCCAAAAATTATGGCAGAAGGTACGAATATATTAAGTGAAGGCGCTATTGCCATCTATCAGGGCGTACAAGGTGCAGGGGTTGATTTTCCTGCATTAATCAAAGTGTTGTATCTGCTTGTGGGGTTATATCTGTTCAGTGCTGCATTTATGTATGTCCAACAGTACTTAATGGCTGGCGTGGCACAACGTGTTGTGTACGACATGCGTGAGCAGATCAGTGCGAAGGTTGGACGCTTGCCACTTAAATATTTTGATTCCCGTACTCACGGGGAGACATTAAGCCGGGCAACGAACGATGTGGATAACATTAGTAATACGTTACAGCAAAGTTTGGCGCAGTTTATTACCTCTGTCGTTACGATTGTTGGGGTCATCATTATGATGCTCACCATTAGTCCGTGGATGACATTAATTACGCTTTTGACTCTGCCGCTGAGTGTAGTTGTGGTGGTAGCCGTGGCTTCCCGTTCACAAAAGCATTTTGCTGGACAACAGAAATCACTCGGTGAGCTGAATGGTCATGTAGAGGAAATGTATACAGGACATAAGGTCGTCAAAGCATTTGGGCGTGAAAATCAATCTGTCGAACAGTTCGAAAAGGTCAATGAAGAGCTGTATGAATCAGGCTGGAAAGCCCAGTTTATCTCGGGGATTATTATGCCGCTGATGTCGTTTGTCGGTAACTTAGGTTATGTTCTAATCTGTGTGGTCGGCGGGATCTTTGTTACACGAGGCGCGATTACCATCGGGGATATTCTTGCCTTCACGCAATATTCTCGTCAGTTCACACAGCCGATTAACCAGATTGCGAACATCTCGAATATTATTCAATCCACCATTGCTTCGGCAGAGCGGGTATTCGAATTGTTGGATGAAGAAGAAGAAGTCCCTGAGTCTAACAAACCTGTGGCATTGCAGCAACCGCAAGGTGCTGTAGCTTTCCAAGGTGTCAATTTTGGATACAAAGACGATGAGTTACTCATCCGTAATATGAACATTGATGTGAAGCCAGGTCAGACGGTGGCTATTGTTGGGCCAACGGGTGCTGGTAAAACGACATTGATTAACTTGCTCATGCGTTTCTATGAAATTCAAGACGGGCAAATTACGATTGATGGTGTGAACATTCAGGATATGGAGCGCAGCAAGCTGCGTAGCTTGTTTGGGATGGTGCTTCAAGATACCTGGTTGTTCAACGGAACCATCCGTGACAACATTGCTTATGGACGTGAAGGGGCAACAAGTGAGGAAGTATATGAGGCTGCAAGAGCCGCGCATGCCGATCATTTCATTCGCACCCTTCCTGACGGATATGATACGGTACTGAACGAGGAAGCATCGAACATCTCCCAAGGACAGAAGCAACTGCTCACGATTGCTAGAGCGATTCTGGCTAACCCAGCTATCCTCATTCTGGATGAGGCAACAAGTAGTGTCGATACACGGACAGAAGTGTTCATCCAGAAAGCGATGAATGATCTGATGCAGGATCGCACCAGCTTCGTCATTGCCCATCGACTGTCCACCATTCGTGGTGCGGATCTTATCCTCGTGATGGATCATGGTAATGTCATTGAGCAGGGTAACCATGAGGAGTTAATGGATCGACAGGGCTTCTATGCGGATCTGTATAATAGCCAGTTCGCAGAGCAACAGCCGCAGGCGATCTAA
- a CDS encoding ABC transporter ATP-binding protein codes for MMKLFRMLKPYQISVYFILGLVLLQSLAELYLPTLMGDIVNKGIIRGDIPYIWKIGGFMLLIAIAGTACSIIASYLSSRTAGGFAKQLRSRVFRHVENFSLQEFDKMGTASLITRTTNDITQVQNVLTMMLRMMIMAPLMCIGGIVMAVSQDAKLSTIFLVVLPVLGGAIALIGSKGLPLFKKIQKKLDRLNLVLREQLTGIRVVRSFNRGAHERARFNGANTDLRDVSIKVNVLMATLMPIMMLVMNFSMIAILYFGGMRIDSGNMDIGSLIAFIQYAMQIMFSLIMVSMIFVMIPRASASAERINEVLDMQPDLSDPTQPRKMNALQGTIEFDNVTFRYPGAENAALSNISFTARPGETTAIIGGTGSGKSTLLSLIPRFYDVTEGTVRVNGTDVRQLKQENLRAIIGFVPQKAVLFTGTIAENIRHGKDDATMEEVVHAAQTAQAENFISEMKDGYDSLIAQGGNNVSGGQKQRLSIARALVRRPEVYIFDDSFSALDFKTDAKLRAALKSETTEAAVLIVAQRVSTVMDADRILVMDEGRIVGSGTHQELLANNEVYREIVSSQLTEEEIA; via the coding sequence ATGATGAAACTGTTTCGTATGCTGAAGCCATACCAAATTTCCGTTTATTTCATTCTAGGTCTGGTGCTATTGCAGTCTCTGGCTGAACTATACCTGCCTACCCTGATGGGAGACATCGTGAATAAAGGGATCATTCGGGGAGACATTCCTTATATCTGGAAGATCGGTGGCTTTATGCTACTCATCGCCATTGCTGGAACCGCCTGTTCCATTATTGCCAGTTACCTATCTTCGCGCACGGCAGGGGGATTTGCCAAACAACTTCGTAGCAGAGTGTTCCGCCACGTAGAGAACTTCTCCCTGCAGGAGTTCGATAAGATGGGCACAGCTTCGCTTATTACCAGAACTACGAATGATATTACACAGGTTCAGAATGTGTTAACGATGATGCTGCGCATGATGATTATGGCTCCATTGATGTGTATCGGTGGTATTGTCATGGCGGTATCTCAGGATGCTAAATTATCTACCATTTTCCTCGTTGTGCTTCCTGTATTGGGTGGTGCCATTGCACTGATTGGTTCGAAGGGGCTGCCACTATTCAAAAAAATCCAGAAGAAGCTTGATCGACTCAATCTGGTGTTACGTGAGCAATTAACGGGTATTCGGGTTGTTCGATCTTTCAATCGTGGAGCACATGAGCGTGCTCGCTTTAATGGAGCCAATACCGATCTAAGAGATGTCTCCATTAAGGTCAATGTACTTATGGCAACACTGATGCCGATCATGATGCTTGTTATGAATTTCTCGATGATCGCCATTCTATACTTTGGTGGTATGCGAATCGATAGCGGGAATATGGATATCGGTTCACTGATTGCGTTTATCCAGTATGCGATGCAGATTATGTTCTCCCTCATTATGGTCTCCATGATCTTTGTCATGATTCCAAGAGCATCGGCTTCAGCAGAGCGGATTAACGAAGTGCTTGATATGCAGCCAGATCTGAGTGATCCAACGCAGCCACGTAAGATGAATGCACTTCAAGGAACGATTGAATTCGATAATGTTACATTCCGTTACCCGGGTGCGGAGAATGCTGCGTTATCCAATATTTCTTTTACGGCTCGTCCTGGGGAGACCACGGCAATTATCGGTGGTACGGGTTCAGGTAAATCCACATTATTGAGCCTTATTCCGCGATTCTATGACGTTACCGAAGGTACTGTGCGAGTGAATGGGACGGATGTGCGTCAACTGAAACAGGAAAATTTACGAGCGATTATTGGATTTGTGCCGCAAAAGGCAGTGCTGTTTACCGGAACCATCGCAGAGAATATCCGTCATGGTAAGGATGATGCCACGATGGAGGAAGTTGTACATGCGGCTCAAACGGCGCAGGCAGAGAACTTCATTTCCGAGATGAAAGATGGCTATGACAGCCTGATTGCACAAGGTGGTAATAACGTTTCGGGTGGACAAAAACAACGTTTGTCCATTGCACGCGCACTAGTGCGTCGCCCTGAAGTATATATCTTCGACGATAGCTTCTCTGCACTCGATTTCAAGACAGATGCTAAGCTCAGAGCTGCACTGAAATCAGAGACGACGGAAGCGGCAGTGCTGATCGTTGCTCAACGGGTGAGCACGGTTATGGATGCTGATCGGATTCTTGTCATGGATGAAGGTCGAATTGTTGGTTCAGGAACACATCAAGAGCTGCTCGCGAACAACGAAGTGTATCGTGAAATTGTATCGTCCCAGCTTACAGAGGAGGAGATCGCATGA
- a CDS encoding MarR family winged helix-turn-helix transcriptional regulator translates to MDPEDRRAVRITITEAGRAIIRAAHEERMEIFNKLVEHLGEEDSLQLAALLTKVYSFFDSKVPQESEANAQGDDTP, encoded by the coding sequence ATGGATCCAGAGGATCGACGTGCAGTGCGCATTACGATTACTGAGGCAGGCCGGGCAATCATTCGGGCTGCTCACGAAGAGCGCATGGAAATTTTCAATAAGCTTGTCGAGCATTTAGGCGAGGAAGACAGCCTTCAGTTAGCTGCGTTGCTTACGAAGGTGTACTCCTTTTTTGATAGCAAAGTTCCCCAAGAATCAGAAGCAAATGCACAAGGAGACGATACGCCATGA
- the uxaC gene encoding glucuronate isomerase, producing MKSFLDEQFLLHNETAVRLYEDYVKDMPIIDYHCHLSPQEIYENKTFGNITEAWLYGDHYKWRLMRANGIEEQYITGGEGVTDYDRFLAYAKTVPMMIGNPLYAWSHLELQRYFGVYEVLNEKSAPSVWEKVNAKLNSEGFGARDLITKSNVTVVCTTDDPCDSLEYHLKIKEIEGFETAVLPSFRPDKGLELNRESFTEWVGKLSQAAGTAIEDYDSFLAALESRVEFFHSVGGRVSDHALDYVPFGEATREEAGAIFAKAFAGQKVTREEEDKYKTVTLTFLGKLYADRGWVMQFHINAARNNNSRMFAKLGPDTGYDSVNDTPLSSAVIGLLDALEQEQALPKTILYSLNPRDNEVLAAIMGSFQGGGIPGKIQLGAAWWFNDTKDGMLAQMRALANVGLISRFVGMLTDSRSFLSYTRHEYFRRLVCNLIGEWAEQGEAPQDMELLGEIVQGIAYNNAKTYFPFSPALQTASASQS from the coding sequence ATGAAATCTTTTCTTGATGAACAATTTCTGCTGCACAACGAAACGGCGGTAAGGTTATATGAGGACTACGTCAAAGACATGCCGATTATTGACTATCATTGCCACCTCAGTCCTCAGGAGATTTATGAGAATAAGACCTTTGGCAACATCACAGAAGCCTGGTTATATGGAGATCATTACAAATGGCGTCTCATGCGCGCAAACGGAATTGAAGAGCAATACATCACGGGCGGCGAGGGTGTTACCGACTATGATCGTTTTCTGGCATATGCCAAAACCGTACCGATGATGATTGGCAACCCATTGTACGCTTGGTCTCATCTGGAGCTACAGCGCTATTTTGGTGTCTATGAAGTATTGAACGAGAAGAGCGCACCATCCGTCTGGGAAAAAGTAAATGCCAAGCTGAACAGTGAAGGGTTCGGTGCGCGAGACTTAATCACGAAGTCCAATGTGACAGTGGTATGTACGACGGATGATCCGTGCGATTCCTTGGAATACCATCTCAAGATTAAGGAGATCGAAGGATTCGAAACGGCTGTGTTGCCGTCTTTCCGTCCTGACAAAGGACTGGAGTTGAATCGGGAATCCTTTACCGAATGGGTAGGCAAGCTATCTCAAGCTGCGGGTACGGCAATTGAGGACTATGATTCCTTCCTTGCGGCACTAGAATCCCGAGTGGAATTCTTCCATTCTGTTGGCGGCCGTGTGTCTGACCATGCGCTCGATTATGTTCCATTTGGCGAAGCAACACGTGAAGAGGCAGGAGCGATTTTTGCCAAAGCATTTGCGGGTCAGAAAGTCACCCGTGAGGAAGAGGATAAGTACAAGACGGTGACGCTGACCTTCCTAGGGAAGCTGTATGCCGATCGGGGCTGGGTGATGCAGTTCCATATCAATGCCGCTCGTAATAATAACAGCCGGATGTTTGCGAAGCTGGGGCCAGATACCGGATATGATTCCGTGAATGATACACCACTTTCTTCGGCTGTAATCGGTCTATTGGATGCGCTTGAGCAAGAGCAGGCACTGCCCAAAACGATTCTGTATTCTCTGAACCCACGTGATAATGAAGTGCTCGCCGCAATTATGGGCAGCTTCCAAGGCGGAGGTATTCCAGGTAAAATTCAGCTTGGTGCTGCTTGGTGGTTCAATGATACCAAGGACGGCATGTTAGCTCAGATGAGAGCACTTGCGAACGTGGGCTTAATCAGTCGCTTTGTCGGCATGCTGACCGATTCACGCAGCTTCTTATCCTATACTCGGCATGAATATTTCCGCCGCTTAGTATGTAATCTAATCGGCGAGTGGGCTGAGCAGGGCGAAGCTCCGCAAGATATGGAGCTATTAGGTGAGATTGTACAAGGCATTGCCTACAACAATGCTAAGACGTATTTCCCGTTCTCCCCTGCACTGCAGACGGCTTCGGCTTCCCAGAGCTAA
- a CDS encoding MBL fold metallo-hydrolase — protein sequence MKITFLGTGDMFSVDQHHNSVLAEFGDTHLVIDFPESNAKALKQYGLPMTDIHNVFITHLHEDHINGVQMLGYYAQIVGDRKPRLFIHEELVDPLWSILSPGMRYTTDGERTMSDYYDVVPLPDGGTFELGGVTFETFRTQHVPGMVSNGLMAKPYFYYSADSTLDWKRVEEVAENVQLIFHECHMHDLVIKSHTSLKDLEQLPAQVRAKTVLMHYHDEYANADKRAEFNQQHDLRMAGTLESFELDT from the coding sequence ATGAAAATTACATTTCTCGGTACAGGAGACATGTTCAGTGTAGACCAACACCATAACAGTGTATTGGCTGAATTCGGTGATACCCATCTAGTGATCGATTTTCCAGAATCGAACGCGAAGGCATTGAAGCAATATGGCTTGCCGATGACAGATATACATAACGTCTTCATTACGCATTTGCACGAAGACCATATTAACGGTGTACAGATGCTTGGATACTATGCTCAGATTGTGGGTGACCGGAAACCACGTCTGTTTATCCATGAAGAGCTGGTCGATCCGCTGTGGAGCATTCTCTCTCCTGGTATGCGTTATACGACAGATGGGGAACGTACGATGAGTGATTATTACGATGTGGTTCCACTACCCGATGGAGGAACGTTCGAGCTGGGCGGTGTTACGTTTGAAACGTTCCGTACGCAGCATGTACCGGGAATGGTCAGCAATGGGCTGATGGCCAAACCTTACTTCTACTACAGTGCAGATAGCACACTTGACTGGAAGCGTGTGGAAGAGGTTGCCGAGAATGTGCAGCTTATATTCCATGAATGCCATATGCATGACCTCGTTATCAAGTCACATACCTCTTTGAAGGATCTGGAGCAATTGCCTGCTCAAGTTAGAGCGAAGACTGTGCTCATGCATTATCACGATGAGTATGCGAATGCCGACAAGCGGGCTGAATTCAATCAACAGCATGACCTACGAATGGCGGGTACACTGGAATCGTTCGAGCTTGATACGTAG
- a CDS encoding alpha-amylase, translating to MKRNHTMMQFFEWHLSADGNHWKRLAEMAPELKAIGIDSVWVPPVTKAVSAEDTGYGVYDLYDLGEFDQKGTVRTKYGTKQELVEAIAECQKNGIVVYVDLVMNHKAGADETEVFPVVEVDPNDRMKEISKPFEIEGWTKFDFPGRGDQYSSFKWNYKHFNGTDFDARQERTGVFRIAEEGKNWNENVDDEFGNYDYLMFANIDYNHPEVKDEMIEWGKWLIDTLQCGGFRLDAIKHINHEFIKAFAAEMIRKRGQDFYIVGEFWNPNLDACRQFLDTVDYQIDLFDVSLHYKLHEASLAGRDFDLSKIFEDTLVHTHPTHAVTFVDNHDSQPHEALESWVGDWFKPSAYALTLLRRDGYPVVFYGDYYGIGGPEPVEGKKEILDILLYARCHKAYGEQEDYFDHANTIGWVRRGAEEFEGSGCAVVISNGDDGEKRMFIGEHRAGEVWTDLTHSREESVTIEEDGWATFHVNGGSVAVWALPDEEHTSTSS from the coding sequence ATGAAAAGAAACCATACGATGATGCAGTTTTTTGAATGGCATCTTAGCGCAGACGGAAACCACTGGAAGCGATTGGCCGAGATGGCTCCTGAGCTAAAGGCCATAGGAATTGACTCGGTGTGGGTACCCCCTGTAACCAAAGCAGTGTCGGCCGAGGATACCGGATACGGTGTTTACGATCTATACGATCTGGGCGAATTCGATCAAAAGGGCACTGTACGCACCAAATATGGCACGAAGCAAGAATTGGTGGAGGCGATTGCCGAGTGCCAGAAGAATGGCATTGTCGTCTATGTCGATCTCGTGATGAATCATAAGGCAGGCGCGGACGAGACGGAAGTATTCCCCGTGGTTGAGGTCGATCCGAATGATCGAATGAAGGAGATATCTAAGCCTTTTGAGATCGAGGGCTGGACCAAGTTTGATTTTCCGGGTCGGGGAGACCAGTACTCCTCCTTCAAATGGAACTATAAGCATTTCAACGGAACGGATTTTGATGCAAGGCAAGAGCGCACAGGTGTATTCCGTATTGCCGAAGAGGGCAAGAATTGGAATGAAAACGTCGACGATGAGTTTGGTAACTACGACTATCTCATGTTCGCCAACATCGACTATAATCATCCGGAAGTCAAAGACGAAATGATCGAGTGGGGCAAATGGCTGATTGATACGTTGCAATGTGGCGGCTTCCGTCTGGATGCGATCAAACATATCAATCATGAGTTCATCAAAGCATTCGCTGCCGAGATGATACGGAAACGGGGTCAGGATTTCTACATTGTAGGCGAGTTCTGGAACCCCAATCTGGATGCATGCCGGCAGTTCTTGGATACGGTGGATTATCAGATCGATCTATTCGATGTGTCCCTACACTATAAATTGCATGAGGCGTCTCTGGCGGGTAGAGATTTCGATCTCTCCAAAATTTTCGAAGATACTTTAGTGCACACACATCCTACGCATGCCGTGACATTTGTAGATAATCACGATTCTCAGCCGCATGAGGCACTTGAATCCTGGGTTGGGGATTGGTTCAAACCAAGTGCATATGCACTGACGCTACTGCGTCGTGACGGGTACCCGGTAGTCTTTTACGGAGATTATTACGGCATCGGTGGCCCTGAACCTGTTGAGGGGAAAAAAGAGATCTTAGACATTCTGCTCTATGCACGCTGTCATAAGGCGTATGGCGAGCAGGAAGACTACTTCGACCATGCCAATACGATTGGTTGGGTGCGCCGTGGTGCGGAGGAGTTCGAGGGCTCCGGCTGTGCTGTGGTGATCTCCAACGGAGACGATGGGGAGAAGCGTATGTTTATTGGTGAACATCGGGCTGGAGAGGTCTGGACGGATCTTACACATAGCCGCGAGGAGAGTGTAACGATTGAGGAAGATGGCTGGGCGACGTTCCATGTTAATGGTGGAAGTGTAGCGGTATGGGCTCTGCCAGATGAGGAACATACCTCAACGTCATCCTAG
- a CDS encoding antibiotic biosynthesis monooxygenase, translating into MYIYLVPSPTPDALAAYPHLTLRSEDEVRLALESSERLMNIESDDHVAAYEAFDAAGSWTGGGFAVLNNIPVTEDGRGDFEERFKNRARKVEEEPGFVGIRVLRPLKDDTYVVLTLWQSEAHFKGWQESQAYSHAHRNRSTSEGLTAQKPNMFPRPSFVTTYTIT; encoded by the coding sequence ATGTACATTTATTTGGTTCCTTCCCCTACTCCAGATGCTCTTGCTGCATATCCACACCTCACATTGCGCAGTGAAGATGAAGTTCGACTCGCGCTGGAGTCATCCGAACGATTGATGAACATCGAATCCGATGATCACGTTGCAGCCTATGAGGCTTTTGATGCCGCAGGAAGCTGGACAGGCGGTGGATTTGCTGTACTGAATAATATTCCTGTGACAGAAGACGGACGCGGCGACTTCGAGGAACGATTCAAAAACCGTGCGCGCAAGGTAGAAGAAGAACCCGGTTTTGTCGGTATTCGTGTACTTCGTCCACTTAAGGATGACACATATGTTGTACTTACGCTCTGGCAATCCGAAGCACATTTCAAAGGCTGGCAGGAGTCTCAAGCCTATAGCCACGCCCATCGTAACCGGAGTACGAGCGAAGGACTCACTGCTCAGAAGCCTAACATGTTTCCGCGACCTTCCTTTGTGACCACATATACCATAACGTAA